From one Ahaetulla prasina isolate Xishuangbanna chromosome 18, ASM2864084v1, whole genome shotgun sequence genomic stretch:
- the CTNNBIP1 gene encoding beta-catenin-interacting protein 1 isoform X2 produces MNREAVPGKSPEEMYIQQKVRVLLMLRKMGSNLTSSEEEFLRTYAGVVNSQLSQLPQHSIDQGAEDGVMAFSRSETEDRRQ; encoded by the exons ATGAACCGTGAGGCTGTTCCAGGGAAGAGTCCGGAGGAGATGTATATTCAGCAGAAAGTCAGAGTCCTGCTAATGCTTAGAAAGATGGGATCAAAC TTAACCAGCAGTGAGGAGGAGTTCCTGCGGACGTATGCGGGAGTAGTGAATAGCCAGCTTAGTCAACTTCCTCAGCACTCTATTGACCAAG GTGCAGAGGATGGCGTGATGGCATTTTCCAGATCAGAGACCGAAGACAGAAGGCAGTGA